Proteins from a single region of Rhinatrema bivittatum chromosome 13, aRhiBiv1.1, whole genome shotgun sequence:
- the COMMD4 gene encoding COMM domain-containing protein 4, translated as MRFRFCGDLDCPDWVLAEISTLAKISSVKLKLICAQVLKDLLGEGIDYEKILKLTSDARFESGDVKATVAVLSFILSSAAKHNVDSESLSSELQQLGLPKEHATGLCRSYEDKQSSLQDRLSACSLRLSRLDSVSWRVDYTLGSSEIQQVNEPLIHLKLNVRDGDRGVTEPVAMTVSAAKFQVLLAELRQAQDMMNSLN; from the exons ATG agGTTTCGGTTCTGTGGAGATTTGGATTGCCCTGACTGGGTCCTGGCAGAAATCAGCACCTTGGCCAAAATC TCCTCTGTGAAACTGAAGCTCATTTGTGCTCAGGTGCTGAAAGAtctgctgggggaggggatcGAT TATGAAAAGATTTTGAAGTTAACATCAGATGCCAGATTTG AGTCTGGAGATGTGAAGGCAACTGTTGCTGTCCTAAGTTTCATTTTATCAAGTGCAGCCAAGCATAATGTGGACAGTGAGTCTCTGTCGAGTGAGCTACAGCAGCTGGGACTTCCCAAAG AACACGCCACTGGATTGTGTCGCTCATATGAAGATAAACAGAGTTCCTTACAGGACAGGCTGAGTGCCTGCAGCTTAAGGT TGTCCCGCCTGGACTCTGTCTCTTGGCGCGTGGATTACACACTCGGCTCCAGTGAAATCCAGCAGGTCAATGAACCACTCATCCACCTAAAGCTGAACGTGCGAGATGGTGACAGGGGAGTCACAGAACCCGTGGCCATGACTGTCTCAGCAGCGAAGTTCCAGGTCCTACTGGCCG aactcagACAGGCGCAGGACATGATGAACTCCCTGAACTGA